The DNA sequence CTTCGGCTCGTAGATACCGATGTTCTCGATGACCTTACCGTCGCGCTTGTTGCGTGCATCAGCGATGACAACGCGGTAGTGCGGGGTACGGATCTTTCCGAGACGCTGGAGCTTGATCTTGACAGCCATGTGTTTTCCTCACGTGGTCACTGGGCAGTACAGACACCCACCTCTTGTCGGTGAGCCGGTTCAACCCTTCTTATTTAACCTGCGTGTGACTACACCGGACGACCGGGGTCGTTGGCGGTATGACGCAGGAAAGTCTTGGTGATGCCGCACCCATCCGGGCGCAGACAACCTAAACAACTTTAGCGGTTGACAAACAGAAAACGAAATCCCCGTGATTCACATCGAAAATGCCGCGGTGTGAGGTTTTTCAGACACGTGCGTGCATCCCGCTCAACGAGTAGATTCCTTAGTGTGCTTCCAATTGCCTCTGGTAATGATGACCATAACCTGATCAACCATGTCGATGGTGGACGTTTTGATGAAATCATGCTCACCGGTGACCTCACCGGAATTGGCAGGTTCCTCACCAACGCCGGCCCTGATGCCCGCGATGACCACGACCGCACTGTGCTCATGCGCGCCGCTGAGGCGGGAAATCTGATGGTGGTCGCCCGCCTGCTGGATCTCGGCGCAGACCCCACCCTGACAGATCCACAGGGCACCACCGCGGTACACCTGGCCGCAGTGGCAGGTGATGACGGTGTTGTGGAGATCCTCATCCATGCTGGTGCTCCTGTGGATTCCCTGGACAGTCAGCACCGCACTCCCCTGTGGCACGCCGCCGCCAATCATCTTCCCGACTCCGCCGTGGTGGAGGTTCTGCTCCGCGCCGGAGCAAATCCCCGGCACCGGGACATCAACGGTGTAAGTCCCGATGATCTGATGTGAAGCACTACCTCCCCATCCGCTGGCAGTGTGTGTATCAGCGGATGACGCTGCGCATGCGGGACATGGCGATGCCACCGAAGACCAGGCCCCAGGCCGCGATGATGGCAACGGTCATCAACGGTGTGATCTCAGTTCCAAACAAGTCGATGCGGGTGCCGTATCCGAATTGCAGTTCCTCGAACATCTCCGGTGGGAAACCCACCCCTTCCAGGGCTGGTTCTGCAACAGGTCCTCGAACGAGCATGGCAGCCGGGGCGAACGGCATGATGTTCATGAAGTTGATCACCATGTCCGGCAGCGCAAGCGGTGGGATATAAGCACCAGCCAGGAAGCCAGCCAGCGTACCCACCAGACTGGCCAGACCGGACATCGCCGCCTGCGAGGTCACCAGGGTCACCAGGAACGCGGCGATCCCGGAGAACGCCGCCGTGAGCAGGATCAGGACGCCGTACAGCTCCACCAGACCGCTGAGGGTGAGCGTGGCATGCCCCAGCAGGGTCAGCGCGGTGACCCCGACCACCACCTCGACGGTGAGGATCACCATGGTGATGATGATCGCCGCGAGGATATAGGAGAAGGTGAGTTGCATCCGGCTCACCGGGGACACCAGGAAATCCTTCACCCTGCCCTGGGTGCGGTCCTCCACCAACACGCCGAGCCCTGCTTGAGGCACGGTGATCGCGGAGGTGACAAGTATTCCGGAGAACACCCAGTTGAGAACGAAGGTGGAAACGTCATCGCGGGCTTCAGGCGGCAGGCTTTCCGAGAGGGAATCGATCTGCATCTTGCCCAGGAAGAGGACATAGAGGACAAACAGGACGAGTGCACCCAACACGGAGAACAACACCGCCCAACGGTCTCGGAAGAAACACATCAGGTGGCGGCGTGTCAATGACCAGATCATGATGCCACTCCTGCGACAGGTCCGGATACATGGGTTCCGGGTGTGCCGGTAACTGAGAGGAAAACATCATCCATGGATCCATGGCGGATCTCCACATCGAGGATATGATCCAGGCCCAGCGCGATCCGGGCAGCCTCGAGTCCGTCGTCCACCACCACCCTGACGCGGTCACCGTCAATGGTGACCTCCCGGCCCGGCAGCTGTGCGGCCACCCATCGTGGATGGTCGGTGCGGAGTACCAGCTGGGTAGGTGAATACTGGGCACGCAGCTGCATGGGTGTGCCAGCTGCAACCTCCCGGCCACCGTCGATGATGAGGACATCATCCGCCAATTCGGTCTCCTCCATATAATGTGTGGTCAAAAACACGGTCAGGCCGGCATCATCGCGCAGGGAGTTGATCGTCTCCCACACCTGGTGCCGGGATCGCGGATCCAGACCGGCTGACGGCTCATCAAGAAAGAGGATAACCGGGTTATGCAGCAGTGCCCGGGCGATATCGGTGCGGCGCTTCTCGCCACCGGAGAGCAGTCCGTATCGGCGATCGGCGAAGCCGGTGATACCGATGCGGTCAATCACCTCATCAATCCTCATGCCATCAACCCCCGGGTATAACCGCGCCCGTGATTCCAGGTTCTCGCGGGCGGTGAGGAGCGGGTCCAGCACTGACTGCTGGAATACCACGCCGATTGACTGGGCAGACGGCCCCTGACCGAGGATCTCAACCTGACCGGAGGTGGGGGTGATGATGCCGGTCAGGCACGAGATGGTGGTGGTCTTTCCTGCCCCGTTTTCCCCCAGGAACGCAAATACCGATCCTTTTTGAACAGCGAAACTCAAAGAATCCACGGCGACATTCTCGCCGTATTTCTTCACCAGGTTTTCAACTCGCAGGATCGTAGTCATGCCACCTTCTCAAGAGGTTTCAGGGAAAGCCATCCTCGTGTCTTCCACCTGTGATTAACGTACTACCTCTGATTGTTGCTCACGGGGGCGACTCCTTACAAACCAGCCACACAGCAGTATGACCAGCCCCACGCCGGTGACGATCCACCACAACGGGGTCCAGGCCTGGGAAGGATCAGTGGACGTAGTATCCCCCATCCCCGCGAGGAGGATGGAACCGAAGATTGCTGCGCCAAGGGAGTTTCCACCCTGCCTCGCGGTGGAGGTCACGGCCGCTGCGGTACCGGCTTGGTCCCTGGGGAGTCCGGATACGGCAGCGTTGGTGATCGGGGTGTTCACAATTCCGAAACCGACCCCGTACACCGCAAAAGCAAGTCCCAGATACCACAGTGGGGTGCTGGCGCTTAAGAAGGTGAGAAGAAAACCTCCAACAGACATGACTGCTCCGGCGATCATGAGCGAGGGGGCGGGACCGTAGCTTGCCACCAGCCGACCGGATACCGGGGAGAAGATCGCCACCATCACGGCCAGCGGTAGGAGCATGAGCCCGGCTTCCATCGGGGTGAGCCCGCGGAGATCCTGCAGAAACAATGTGATGCTGAACAGGGTGCCCGTGGTGGAGATGAAGGCCAGCACCGCAGAGATCACAGCCACGCTGAAGGACCTGGACCGGAAGAACGCCGGTGCCAACAAAGGCTCGTCGGTGTGGTTCTCCCACCAGATGAATGCGCCGATCGATATGCCTGCCAGCGCGAAGGCGCCAAGGACCAGGAGATGATCCCAACCGAGCGCACCACCCTGGATCAGAGCGATATTGAGCCCCACAAGGAAGAGGATCATCAGGATCTGTCCCGGTGGGTCGAGACGCCTGTGCGTACGGGCCTTGGATTCAGGGATGAACCTGGCTGAGAGCACAATCGCTGTGATCGCGATCGGGATGTTGAGCCAGAATACGGCCCGCCAGCTGATCAGATCAACGAGGAGCCCGCCTATGGGTGGTCCCAGTGCCATCGATACACCGATCACGCTGCTCCAGGTGCCCAGTGCCCGTGCCCGGGTTCCCGGTTCGGTGAAGGTGTTGGAGATGATCGACAGGGCGACCGGATTGAGCATGGAGCCACCCAGGCCCTGCAGAACACGGGCTGCGATGAGGATCTCAGCATTAGGAGCCAGGGAACTCAGGAGGGAACCCACGGTGAACATGGACAACCCGAACTGGAACACCCTGCGGCGGCCGATCCGGTCCGCAACAGATCCGGCGAGCATGAGGAAACCTGCGGTGGATAACGAATACGCACTGAGTACCCACTGCAACTGGGAGACACTGGCGTCCAGTGACTCACCGATGGCGGGCAGCGCCACGCTGACGGCATAGCCATCCATGCTGACGATGAAGACGCTCAGACAGCAGGTGTAGAGCAGAATCGTCCTGCCTCTGCCGCTCAGTTCATCCAGTGTCCGTGCCACCGCCACGTGAAGCCCTCCATACTTGATTGACCTATTCAATATAGACCCACGGGCAGGTGAAAGCGGGGCACTGATGAGGAAGTCCTCATCAGTGCCCCGCTTGGGTTCACCCGGCGTGCGGGCTATTTCTTGCCAAAGTCCAGGTTGTTGAGATCGATGTTCTCCATACCCTTCGGCAGCTTCGGCATACCCGGCATACCGCCACCCGCCCCACCGAGCTGCTTCTGCAGCTCCGCGAGGTCAGGCATTCCGGGCCCACCCATGCCCGGCATGCCCGGCATACCTGGCATTCCCGGCATGCCACCCATCGGCATCCTTGGCTGGGTTGGGCCCTTCTTCGCGGGTTTGCGTTTGCCGTTCTTGCCCTTGCGGCCCTTCGCCTGCTTCTTGGTGGCGCTGCGTCCGGCTGGACCCATGCCGAACTGGCCAGCCATCTTGCCCATCATCTTCTTGGCTTCGAAGAACCGCTCCACCAGCTGATTCACATCGGAGACGGTCACACCGGAACCACCGGCGATACGCTTGCGACGGGAGGCGTTGAGGATCTTGGGATCATCGCGCTCCGCCGGGGTCATGCCGCGGATGATGGCCTGGATGCGGTCCAGGTGCTTCTCATCCACCATGTCCGCCATATCGGTCATCTGCTTGCCACCGGGCAGCATCTTGAGGATATTGCCGATCGGACCCATGCGGCGGATCATGAGCATCTGCTCGAGGAAGTCCTCCAGGGTCAGTTCACCGGACCCCAGCTTTTTGGCTGCGGCTTCAGCCTTGTCCTGATCCATGACGGATTCGGCCTGCTCGATGAGCGAGAGCATATCGCCCATGCCGAGGATGCGGCTGGCCATGCGCTCAGGGTGGAAGACATCGAAGTCCTCGAGCTTCTCACCGGTGGAGGCGAACATGATCGGCTTGCCGGTCACTTCACGGATGGACAGCGCCGCACCACCGCGGGCATCGCCATCAAGTTTGGTGAGCACCACACCGGTGAAATCAACACCATCGCGGAAGGCCTCCGCGGTGTCCACGGCGTCCTGACCGATCATCGAATCGATGACGAAGAGGACCTCATCCGGGTTGACGGCGTCACGGATGTTCCGGGCCTGTGTCATCAGCGTGTCATCGATGCCGAGACGGCCGGCGGTATCCACGATCACGATGTCATGCTGGGTCCGCCTGGCTTCTTCAATGCCTGCCTGGGCGACAGCGACGGGGTCGCCGTGGCTGGTGCCCATCTCGTGCTCGAAGGAGTCGATGCTGGTGCCGGGGTCCGGTGCGAAGGTGGTGACACCTGCACGCTCACCCACGATCTGAAGCTGCTGGACCGCACCTGGTCGCTGCAGGTCACAGGCGACCAGCATCGGGGTGTGTCCCTGGGCAGCCAGGTGCTTGGAGAGCTTTCCGGCAAGTGTGGTCTTACCTGCACCCTGTAGACCGGCGAGCATGATCACGGTCGGTGGGTTCTTGGCCAGCTGCAGGCGGCGGGTCTCACCACCGAGGATCCTGACCAGTTCCTCGTTGACGATCTTGATGACCTGCTGGGCGGGATTCAGCGCCTGGGAGACCTCGGCGCCAACTGCGCGTTCCTTGATGCGGTTGATGAAGGATCGCACGACGGTGAGCGAGACGTCGGCTTCAAGCAGGGCAAGCCGGATCTCACGTGCGGTTGCATTGATGTCTGCCTCGGTGAGCTTGCCTTTGCCGCGAAGGCCCTTGAGGGCATTGTTCAACCGATCGGACAGTGACTCAAACACGAATGAACTCCCAGTGGTTCTAGAGTGCGGGGTTTCTAATCCCCCTATGGTAGCCGGTCATCCCCACCCAGGTCACGTCAGCTGGTGGTTTCCACGGCTCAGCTACCCGCCAGGACCCGGTTGATATCCCGTTCGACCGTCACCCGGTCAAACCCGGGGCGCAGTGCTGCCTGGATCACCAGGGTGGCACCCGGTGTGGACGTGGAGATCCACGACACCTCAGGTAAAGCACCCAGCAGGGCGAAGATCGCCCCGGTCCGGAGTCTGGTCCGCACCTCCACGGTGTCGCCATGCCAGAAGGTGGCGGTGATACCCGGTTCCGGGACGGGCACTTCCGAGTACACCCCGGATTTCAAGGCCTGGAGGAAGGACTGCGGATCGAAATCCTGAGGACCGTTCGCGCGAACATCGAATTCACAGTGCCACAGGCCGTCGACGATCATCCTGCTGTTATCGATCATCCAACCTTTGGCTGCGATGACACTCATGATGTGTCGGAGATCAGTACCGTGCCAGAAGACGGTGGGCACCCCGTGCCTCATCCGCAGTCCGATATCCTGACGGGGAGCAACCATGGGGGCGGTGGGTCGGACGTCGACAAGCCGTCTGCGGGCGCGGGAGCACACCGCACCGAGCGCACGCTGCAGCGTCGGTGTCCACACCCCCGGGCCGGTGGCCCGGGCGTCTGCTTCGGTGAGCACCTCGAGCAGGTTCAGGGTGACCAGGTCAAAACGTACTGCGTCGAGGAGGATATCCAGCGCCTCCTCGGAGTACGGGTCCATCCGTTGGACAATGCGTGCGATGGTGGTGTGTTCCGCGACAAGAGTTTGCACACACGCCCGGTCACGCAGGTTCAGGCCCATCCGGCGGGCGGTTCGTGCCACCATCTCCGCGCCGACCTGTTCATGCGGCCGTGATGTCCCCTTACCGATGTCGTGGTAAAGCGCTCCCAGAAGCAGCAGGTCAGGACGGGCAACCGCGACGGTTTCCAACGCACAGTTGGCCACGGTGTTGAGGCTGTGCTCATCGATGGTGGACACATGGCTGGGTTCCCGGGGCATGAGGCCACGGATGTTATCCCACTCCGGAACAAAACGTGCCCAGAGTCCGTGACGGT is a window from the Corynebacterium faecale genome containing:
- a CDS encoding ankyrin repeat domain-containing protein → MLPIASGNDDHNLINHVDGGRFDEIMLTGDLTGIGRFLTNAGPDARDDHDRTVLMRAAEAGNLMVVARLLDLGADPTLTDPQGTTAVHLAAVAGDDGVVEILIHAGAPVDSLDSQHRTPLWHAAANHLPDSAVVEVLLRAGANPRHRDINGVSPDDLM
- a CDS encoding ABC transporter permease, whose amino-acid sequence is MIWSLTRRHLMCFFRDRWAVLFSVLGALVLFVLYVLFLGKMQIDSLSESLPPEARDDVSTFVLNWVFSGILVTSAITVPQAGLGVLVEDRTQGRVKDFLVSPVSRMQLTFSYILAAIIITMVILTVEVVVGVTALTLLGHATLTLSGLVELYGVLILLTAAFSGIAAFLVTLVTSQAAMSGLASLVGTLAGFLAGAYIPPLALPDMVINFMNIMPFAPAAMLVRGPVAEPALEGVGFPPEMFEELQFGYGTRIDLFGTEITPLMTVAIIAAWGLVFGGIAMSRMRSVIR
- the ffh gene encoding signal recognition particle protein, encoding MFESLSDRLNNALKGLRGKGKLTEADINATAREIRLALLEADVSLTVVRSFINRIKERAVGAEVSQALNPAQQVIKIVNEELVRILGGETRRLQLAKNPPTVIMLAGLQGAGKTTLAGKLSKHLAAQGHTPMLVACDLQRPGAVQQLQIVGERAGVTTFAPDPGTSIDSFEHEMGTSHGDPVAVAQAGIEEARRTQHDIVIVDTAGRLGIDDTLMTQARNIRDAVNPDEVLFVIDSMIGQDAVDTAEAFRDGVDFTGVVLTKLDGDARGGAALSIREVTGKPIMFASTGEKLEDFDVFHPERMASRILGMGDMLSLIEQAESVMDQDKAEAAAKKLGSGELTLEDFLEQMLMIRRMGPIGNILKMLPGGKQMTDMADMVDEKHLDRIQAIIRGMTPAERDDPKILNASRRKRIAGGSGVTVSDVNQLVERFFEAKKMMGKMAGQFGMGPAGRSATKKQAKGRKGKNGKRKPAKKGPTQPRMPMGGMPGMPGMPGMPGMGGPGMPDLAELQKQLGGAGGGMPGMPKLPKGMENIDLNNLDFGKK
- a CDS encoding MFS transporter; its protein translation is MARTLDELSGRGRTILLYTCCLSVFIVSMDGYAVSVALPAIGESLDASVSQLQWVLSAYSLSTAGFLMLAGSVADRIGRRRVFQFGLSMFTVGSLLSSLAPNAEILIAARVLQGLGGSMLNPVALSIISNTFTEPGTRARALGTWSSVIGVSMALGPPIGGLLVDLISWRAVFWLNIPIAITAIVLSARFIPESKARTHRRLDPPGQILMILFLVGLNIALIQGGALGWDHLLVLGAFALAGISIGAFIWWENHTDEPLLAPAFFRSRSFSVAVISAVLAFISTTGTLFSITLFLQDLRGLTPMEAGLMLLPLAVMVAIFSPVSGRLVASYGPAPSLMIAGAVMSVGGFLLTFLSASTPLWYLGLAFAVYGVGFGIVNTPITNAAVSGLPRDQAGTAAAVTSTARQGGNSLGAAIFGSILLAGMGDTTSTDPSQAWTPLWWIVTGVGLVILLCGWFVRSRPREQQSEVVR
- a CDS encoding ABC transporter ATP-binding protein, whose amino-acid sequence is MTTILRVENLVKKYGENVAVDSLSFAVQKGSVFAFLGENGAGKTTTISCLTGIITPTSGQVEILGQGPSAQSIGVVFQQSVLDPLLTARENLESRARLYPGVDGMRIDEVIDRIGITGFADRRYGLLSGGEKRRTDIARALLHNPVILFLDEPSAGLDPRSRHQVWETINSLRDDAGLTVFLTTHYMEETELADDVLIIDGGREVAAGTPMQLRAQYSPTQLVLRTDHPRWVAAQLPGREVTIDGDRVRVVVDDGLEAARIALGLDHILDVEIRHGSMDDVFLSVTGTPGTHVSGPVAGVAS